One genomic window of Quercus robur chromosome 6, dhQueRobu3.1, whole genome shotgun sequence includes the following:
- the LOC126732351 gene encoding uncharacterized protein LOC126732351: MKMKSEALTLVLVNLAGIMERADEALLPGVYKEVGEALHIDPTGLGSLTLFRSLVQSLCYPIAAYLALRHNRAHVIALGAFLWAAATFCVAISSTFFQVAVSRGLNGIGLAIVIPAIQSLVADSTDDSNRGLAFGWLQLTANLGSIIGGLCAVLFAATSIMGIPGWRIAFHLVAIISVIVVGILVRLFAKDPRFYESTSITRNQIQKPFWSDVKDLIHEAKSVIRIPSFQVIVAQGVFGSFSGSAWSFAPMWLELVGFSHEETAFLWTILVIGVSLGGLFGGWMGDIVAKRLPNTGRIILSQISSGSAIPLIALFLLVLPYDPSTAFMHGLVLFIIGFCASWEAPETNNPIFAEIVPEKSRTSIYALDRSFETILASVAPAIVGILAQNVYGYKANREGSSNSLEIDETNRENAASLAKALYVAIGFPSAISCFIYSFLYFTYPQDREWARVNSLIVSEMQQLEANDSSSSEIDINDKSTLLSLSANIHRHGRMMNSNNKKT; the protein is encoded by the exons ATGAAAATGAAATCAGAGGCTTTGACGTTGGTGCTGGTCAATCTGGCTGGCATTATGGAGAGAGCTGATGAGGCGTTGTTGCCAGGCGTGTACAAGGAGGTTGGTGAAGCTCTACACATCGATCCAACTGGGTTGGGCTCACTCACTCTGTTCCGATCCTTAGTGCAGTCTTTATGTTACCCAATAGCTGCATACTTAGCTCTTCGCCACAACCGTGCCCATGTCATTGCTCTTGGCGCTTTTCTCTGGGCTGCTGCCACTTTCTGTGTTGCCATCTCCTCCACCTTCTTTCAG GTGGCGGTCTCTCGAGGTTTAAATGGAATTGGACTTGCAATAGTTATACCTGCTATTCAATCCCTTGTTGCTGATTCAACTGATGATAGCAACCGTGGTTTGGCTTTTGGATGGCTGCAACTGACAGCAAATCTTGGATCCATAATTGGTGGGCTGTGTGCTGTACTTTTTGCTGCAACTTCTATCATGGGTATACCTGGTTGGAGAATTGCTTTTCATCTGGTCGCAATCATAAGTGTCATAGTTG TTGGTATATTAGTCCGCCTTTTTGCAAAAGATCCACGTTTCTATGAGAGCACTAGTATAACTagaaatcaaattcaaaagccTTTTTGGTCAGATGTGAAGGACCTAATTCATGAAGCAAAGTCAGTTATTAGAATCCCATCTTTCCAGGTAATTGTGGCTCAGGGTGTTTTTGGATCATTCTCTGGGTCAGCTTGGTCGTTTGCTCCTATGTGGTTGGAACTTGTAGGTTTCTCCCACGAAGAAACAGCATTCCTTTGGACTATACTAGTAATTGGTGTTTCACTTGGGGGTCTGTTTGGTGGGTGGATGGGGGATATTGTTGCAAAGCGTTTACCTAATACTGGAAGAATAATCTTGTCACAGATAAGCTCAGGTTCGGCCATTCCTTTAATAGCACTTTTCCTGCTTGTACTGCCTTATGATCCATCTACGGCATTCATGCATGGACTGGTATTGTTCATTATTGGATTTTGTGCATCTTGGGAAGCTCCAGAAACTAACAA TCCAATCTTTGCAGAAATAGTCCCTGAGAAGTCTCGTACAAGCATCTATGCTTTGGATCGATCTTTTGAGACTATACTAGCATCAGTAGCTCCTGCAATAGTTGGGATTTTGGCTCAGAATGTATATGGTTATAAAGCAAATCGGGAAGGATCTTCTAACTCTTTAGAAATTGatgaaacaaatagagaaaatgcTGCATCACTCGCCAAGGCACTCTATGTAGCAATTGGTTTTCCATCGGCAATTAGCTGCTTCATCTACTCATTTCTCTATTTCACATACCCACAAGACCGCGAATGGGCAAGAGTGAATTCATTGATAGTGTCAGAAATGCAACAGCTTGAGGCTAATGATTCTTCTTCAAGTGAAATTGACATTAATGACAAGTCAACTCTGCTTTCCCTATCAGCTAACATTCACAGACATGGAAGGATGATGAACTCAAACAATAAAAAGACTTAA
- the LOC126732349 gene encoding uncharacterized protein LOC126732349 isoform X2 has protein sequence MKSETVTLLLVNLASIMERADEKLLPGVYKEVGAALHTDPTGLGSLTFFRSIVQSLCYPLAAYLASNHNRAHVIALGAFLWAAATFLVAISSTFFQVAVSRGLNGIGLAIVIPAIQSLVADSTEASNRGLAFGLLQLTGNLGSIFGGFCSVLIASKSVMGVAGWRIAFHMVAFISVIVGILVRLFANDPRFSKSDCGARNQVIHKPFWSNVKELIQEAKSVIRIPSFQIIVAQGVSGSIPGSAFSFAPMWLELIGFSHEKTAVLWTILIIGGSFGCVFGGWMGDNLAKCLPNSGRIILSQISSASLVPTAAFLLLVLPDDPSTAFMHGLSLFILGFFASWDAAATNNPIFAEIVPEKSRTSIYALDRSFETILSSFAPTVVGILAQNVYGYKPIPKGSSTSAEIETDRQNAASLAKALYTAIGIPAAICCFIYSFLYCTYPRDREHARMILFTMELS, from the exons ATGAAGTCAGAGACTGTGACATTACTCTTGGTAAATCTAGCGAGCATAATGGAGAGAGCTGATGAGAAGTTGCTGCCTGGGGTGTACAAGGAAGTAGGAGCAGCTCTCCACACTGACCCAACTGGTTTGGGCTCACTCACTTTTTTCCGATCCATAGTGCAGTCTTTGTGTTACCCACTTGCTGCTTACTTAGCTAGCAATCACAACCGTGCCCATGTCATTGCTCTTGGTGCTTTCCTCTGGGCCGCAGCTACTTTCCTTGTTGCCATCTCTTCCACCTTTTTCCAG GTTGCAGTCTCAAGAGGTTTAAATGGAATTGGACTTGCCATTGTCATACCTGCCATTCAGTCTCTTGTTGCTGACTCAACTGAAGCTAGCAATCGTGGTTTGGCTTTTGGATTGTTACAACTAACAGGAAACCTTGGCTCCATCTTTGGTGGGTTCTGTTCAGTACTTATAGCCTCAAAATCAGTAATGGGCGTGGCTGGCTGGAGAATTGCTTTCCATATGGTAGCATTTATAAGTGTCATAGTTGGGATATTGGTCCGCCTCTTTGCGAATGATCCACGTTTTTCTAAGAGTGATTGTGGTGCTAGAAATCAAGTTATTCATAAACCCTTTTGGTCAAATGTTAAAGAGCTGATTCAGGAAGCAAAATCGGTAATAAGAATCCCATCTTTCCAGATAATTGTCGCACAAGGTGTCTCTGGTTCAATCCCTGGATCAGCCTTTTCATTTGCCCCTATGTGGTTGGAGCTTATAGGTTTCTCCCATGAAAAAACGGCAGTCCTTTGGACCATACTAATTATTGGTGGTTCATTTGGATGTGTGTTTGGTGGATGGATGGGGGATAACCTTGCAAAATGCTTACCCAATTCAGGAAGAATTATTCTGTCACAAATAAGCTCAGCTTCGCTTGTTCCTACAGCTGCATTTTTGCTGCTAGTATTGCCCGATGATCCATCCACTGCATTTATGCATGGACTGTCCTTGTTCATTCTGGGATTTTTTGCATCCTGGGATGCTGCAGCAACTAACAA TCCAATATTTGCAGAAATAGTCCCTGAGAAGTCCCGTACGAGCATCTATGCTTTGGATCGATCATTTGAGACCATACTATCGTCATTTGCTCCCACTGTAGTTGGGATTTTGGCTCAGAACGTTTATGGTTATAAACCGATTCCGAAAGGGTCATCAACCTCTGCAGAGATTGAAACAGATAGACAGAATGCTGCATCACTTGCCAAGGCACTCTACACAGCAATTGGCATTCCAGCTGCAATTTGTTGCTTCATCTACTCCTTCCTCTACTGCACATACCCAAGAGACCGTGAACATGCAAGAAT GATCTTATTCACCATGGAACTTAGTTAA
- the LOC126732348 gene encoding uncharacterized protein LOC126732348 isoform X2, protein MKVKAETVTLVLVNLAGIMESADEALLPGVYKEVGEALHTDPTGLGSLTLFRSIVQSSFYPLAAYLALRHNRAHVIALGAFLWAAATFCVAISSTFFQVAVSRGLNGIGLAIVIPAIQSLVADSTDDRNRGLAFGWLQLTGNLGSIIGGLCAVLFAPTSILGVPGWRIAFHLIAVISVIVGILVGLFANDPHFSKSNSTARNGVHNQKPFWSDVKDLIKEAKSVIRIPSFQVIVAQGVSGSFAGAAWSFAPMWLELVGFSHEKTAFLSTIRVIGVSLGGLFGGWVGDILAKRLPNTGRTIMSQICTASAIPLTGILLILLPDDPSSAFMYGLVLFIIGFFTSWAAPATNKDSS, encoded by the exons atgaaagtGAAAGCAGAGACTGTGACATTGGTACTGGTGAATCTGGCTGGTATTATGGAAAGTGCTGATGAGGCTTTGTTGCCAGGCGTGTACAAGGAGGTAGGGGAAGCTCTACACACTGACCCAACTGGGTTGGGCTCACTCACTCTCTTCCGATCGATAGTGCAATCTTCTTTTTACCCACTTGCTGCTTACTTAGCTCTTCGTCACAACCGTGCCCATGTCATTGCTCTCGGCGCTTTCCTCTGGGCCGCCGCCACCTTCTGTGTTGCCATCTCCTCCACCTTCTTCCAG GTGGCAGTGTCACGAGGTTTAAATGGAATTGGACTTGCCATAGTTATACCTGCTATCCAGTCCCTAGTTGCTGATTCAACTGATGATAGAAACCGTGGTTTGGCTTTTGGATGGTTACAACTAACAGGAAACCTTGGATCCATCATTGGTGGGCTGTGTGCTGTACTTTTTGCCCCAACTTCTATTCTGGGTGTACCTGGTTGGAGAATAGCTTTCCATCTTATTGCAGTCATAAGTGTCATAGTTGGTATATTAGTTGGCCTATTTGCAAATGATCCACATTTTTCTAAGAGCAATAGTACAGCTAGAAATGGAGTTCATAATCAAAAGCCTTTTTGGTCGGATGTGAAGGACCTAATTAAGGAAGCAAAGTCAGTGATTAGAATCCCATCTTTCCAGGTAATTGTGGCTCAGGGTGTTTCTGGATCATTTGCTGGGGCAGCTTGGTCATTTGCTCCTATGTGGTTGGAACTTGTTGGTTTCTCACATGAAAAAACAGCATTCCTTTCTACCATACGAGTGATTGGTGTTTCACTTGGGGGTCTGTTTGGTGGATGGGTGGGGGATATCCTTGCAAAACGTTTGCCCAATACTGGAAGAACAATTATGTCACAGATATGCACGGCTTCAGCCATTCCTTTAACCGGAATTTTGCTGATACTATTGCCTGATGATCcatcttcagcattcatgtatGGATTGGTCTTGTTCATTATTGGATTTTTCACATCCTGGGCAGCTCCAGCAACTAACAA AGATAGCTCCTGA
- the LOC126732348 gene encoding uncharacterized protein LOC126732348 isoform X1, with translation MKVKAETVTLVLVNLAGIMESADEALLPGVYKEVGEALHTDPTGLGSLTLFRSIVQSSFYPLAAYLALRHNRAHVIALGAFLWAAATFCVAISSTFFQVAVSRGLNGIGLAIVIPAIQSLVADSTDDRNRGLAFGWLQLTGNLGSIIGGLCAVLFAPTSILGVPGWRIAFHLIAVISVIVGILVGLFANDPHFSKSNSTARNGVHNQKPFWSDVKDLIKEAKSVIRIPSFQVIVAQGVSGSFAGAAWSFAPMWLELVGFSHEKTAFLSTIRVIGVSLGGLFGGWVGDILAKRLPNTGRTIMSQICTASAIPLTGILLILLPDDPSSAFMYGLVLFIIGFFTSWAAPATNNPIFAEIAPEKSRTSIYALDESFESMLASFSPAVVGILAQQVYGYKPNLKGSSNSVGIETDRENAASLAKALYVVIGIPSATCCFIYSFLYCTYPRDRERARMNALIESELHRLDADNSSSSEIDIDYEGDESLGLNDTDDKLSLLSHQLTPNIQTHSTEK, from the exons atgaaagtGAAAGCAGAGACTGTGACATTGGTACTGGTGAATCTGGCTGGTATTATGGAAAGTGCTGATGAGGCTTTGTTGCCAGGCGTGTACAAGGAGGTAGGGGAAGCTCTACACACTGACCCAACTGGGTTGGGCTCACTCACTCTCTTCCGATCGATAGTGCAATCTTCTTTTTACCCACTTGCTGCTTACTTAGCTCTTCGTCACAACCGTGCCCATGTCATTGCTCTCGGCGCTTTCCTCTGGGCCGCCGCCACCTTCTGTGTTGCCATCTCCTCCACCTTCTTCCAG GTGGCAGTGTCACGAGGTTTAAATGGAATTGGACTTGCCATAGTTATACCTGCTATCCAGTCCCTAGTTGCTGATTCAACTGATGATAGAAACCGTGGTTTGGCTTTTGGATGGTTACAACTAACAGGAAACCTTGGATCCATCATTGGTGGGCTGTGTGCTGTACTTTTTGCCCCAACTTCTATTCTGGGTGTACCTGGTTGGAGAATAGCTTTCCATCTTATTGCAGTCATAAGTGTCATAGTTGGTATATTAGTTGGCCTATTTGCAAATGATCCACATTTTTCTAAGAGCAATAGTACAGCTAGAAATGGAGTTCATAATCAAAAGCCTTTTTGGTCGGATGTGAAGGACCTAATTAAGGAAGCAAAGTCAGTGATTAGAATCCCATCTTTCCAGGTAATTGTGGCTCAGGGTGTTTCTGGATCATTTGCTGGGGCAGCTTGGTCATTTGCTCCTATGTGGTTGGAACTTGTTGGTTTCTCACATGAAAAAACAGCATTCCTTTCTACCATACGAGTGATTGGTGTTTCACTTGGGGGTCTGTTTGGTGGATGGGTGGGGGATATCCTTGCAAAACGTTTGCCCAATACTGGAAGAACAATTATGTCACAGATATGCACGGCTTCAGCCATTCCTTTAACCGGAATTTTGCTGATACTATTGCCTGATGATCcatcttcagcattcatgtatGGATTGGTCTTGTTCATTATTGGATTTTTCACATCCTGGGCAGCTCCAGCAACTAACAA TCCAATATTTGCAGAGATAGCTCCTGAGAAGTCTCGTACAAGCATCTATGCTTTGGATGAATCATTTGAGTCCATGCTAGCATCATTTTCTCCCGCCGTAGTTGGGATCTTGGCTCAGCAAGTTTATGGTTATAAACCAAATCTGAAAGGATCCTCAAATTCTGTAGGGATTGAAACAGATAGAGAAAATGCTGCATCACTTGCCAAAGCACTCTATGTAGTAATTGGCATTCCTTCCGCAACTTGTTGCTTCATCTACTCATTCCTCTATTGCACATATCCAAGAGACCGTGAACGAGCAAGAATGAATGCACTGATAGAATCAGAACTGCACCGGCTGGATGCTGATAATTCTTCTTCAAGTGAAATTGACATTGATTATGAAGGTGACGAGAGCCTTGGTTTGAATGATACAGATGACAAGTTATCTCTGCTTTCCCATCAGCTAACACCTAACATTCAAACACACTCCACAGAGAAATAA
- the LOC126732349 gene encoding uncharacterized protein LOC126732349 isoform X1, producing MKSETVTLLLVNLASIMERADEKLLPGVYKEVGAALHTDPTGLGSLTFFRSIVQSLCYPLAAYLASNHNRAHVIALGAFLWAAATFLVAISSTFFQVAVSRGLNGIGLAIVIPAIQSLVADSTEASNRGLAFGLLQLTGNLGSIFGGFCSVLIASKSVMGVAGWRIAFHMVAFISVIVGILVRLFANDPRFSKSDCGARNQVIHKPFWSNVKELIQEAKSVIRIPSFQIIVAQGVSGSIPGSAFSFAPMWLELIGFSHEKTAVLWTILIIGGSFGCVFGGWMGDNLAKCLPNSGRIILSQISSASLVPTAAFLLLVLPDDPSTAFMHGLSLFILGFFASWDAAATNNPIFAEIVPEKSRTSIYALDRSFETILSSFAPTVVGILAQNVYGYKPIPKGSSTSAEIETDRQNAASLAKALYTAIGIPAAICCFIYSFLYCTYPRDREHARMYALIESEMQNIEADNSLSD from the exons ATGAAGTCAGAGACTGTGACATTACTCTTGGTAAATCTAGCGAGCATAATGGAGAGAGCTGATGAGAAGTTGCTGCCTGGGGTGTACAAGGAAGTAGGAGCAGCTCTCCACACTGACCCAACTGGTTTGGGCTCACTCACTTTTTTCCGATCCATAGTGCAGTCTTTGTGTTACCCACTTGCTGCTTACTTAGCTAGCAATCACAACCGTGCCCATGTCATTGCTCTTGGTGCTTTCCTCTGGGCCGCAGCTACTTTCCTTGTTGCCATCTCTTCCACCTTTTTCCAG GTTGCAGTCTCAAGAGGTTTAAATGGAATTGGACTTGCCATTGTCATACCTGCCATTCAGTCTCTTGTTGCTGACTCAACTGAAGCTAGCAATCGTGGTTTGGCTTTTGGATTGTTACAACTAACAGGAAACCTTGGCTCCATCTTTGGTGGGTTCTGTTCAGTACTTATAGCCTCAAAATCAGTAATGGGCGTGGCTGGCTGGAGAATTGCTTTCCATATGGTAGCATTTATAAGTGTCATAGTTGGGATATTGGTCCGCCTCTTTGCGAATGATCCACGTTTTTCTAAGAGTGATTGTGGTGCTAGAAATCAAGTTATTCATAAACCCTTTTGGTCAAATGTTAAAGAGCTGATTCAGGAAGCAAAATCGGTAATAAGAATCCCATCTTTCCAGATAATTGTCGCACAAGGTGTCTCTGGTTCAATCCCTGGATCAGCCTTTTCATTTGCCCCTATGTGGTTGGAGCTTATAGGTTTCTCCCATGAAAAAACGGCAGTCCTTTGGACCATACTAATTATTGGTGGTTCATTTGGATGTGTGTTTGGTGGATGGATGGGGGATAACCTTGCAAAATGCTTACCCAATTCAGGAAGAATTATTCTGTCACAAATAAGCTCAGCTTCGCTTGTTCCTACAGCTGCATTTTTGCTGCTAGTATTGCCCGATGATCCATCCACTGCATTTATGCATGGACTGTCCTTGTTCATTCTGGGATTTTTTGCATCCTGGGATGCTGCAGCAACTAACAA TCCAATATTTGCAGAAATAGTCCCTGAGAAGTCCCGTACGAGCATCTATGCTTTGGATCGATCATTTGAGACCATACTATCGTCATTTGCTCCCACTGTAGTTGGGATTTTGGCTCAGAACGTTTATGGTTATAAACCGATTCCGAAAGGGTCATCAACCTCTGCAGAGATTGAAACAGATAGACAGAATGCTGCATCACTTGCCAAGGCACTCTACACAGCAATTGGCATTCCAGCTGCAATTTGTTGCTTCATCTACTCCTTCCTCTACTGCACATACCCAAGAGACCGTGAACATGCAAGAATGTATGCATTAATAGAATCTGAAATGCAAAATATAGAGGCAGATAATTCTCTTTCAGACTAA